Part of the Woronichinia naegeliana WA131 genome, ATCCGAGAAGCTCTGAGCAAACTATTAGGAAAACCGTTAAATATAACAGGTGGCTATGACACCCGCGCTCTGATTAATGCCGCAGAACAGGGAAAAATTGAGACGCTCTTTTGTTTGGGAGGCAATCTCTATGCTGCCAACCCCGATCTCAATCAAGCAAAACAGGCTCTGAGTCAAATAGATACTATTTTTTATGTGGCGACTAAGCCCAATTTAGGCCATTTTCACGGGTTAGCAAAACAGCATACTTTGATTTTGCCAGTTTTTACTCGTTTTGAAAATCCTCACCCCACCACAACGGAATCGGGCAATAATTTTGTGCGCTTTAATGAATCAGGAAAAAGTCATCTTCAAGCTCCTGATGCCGATCTCATTTCAGAGGTGGAATTGTTAACGGAAATAGCCTGTCGTTTACTGGGAGAGGAGCCGATCAATTGGCGAAAGTTGCAGGATACTCAATATGTCCGTCAGTTAATTAGTCAAACGATTCCAGGCTATGAAAAAATTGGTGAAATTGATCATTCTCGTCAGGAATTTACGATTGCAGGCAGAGTGTTTACCGAACCTAATTTTGCTACGCCCAATGGCAAGGCCCAAATGCAGGTGACACCGCTTCCCTCTTTATTGACACCGCAAAAACAGGATTTTGATCTCCCTGAAAATAGTGGTGGTATGGCTTTGATTTTGGGAACGGGTCGCAGTTATGGGCAGCATAATACGGTAGTCTATCAGCCAGCAGATAAGTATCGGGGGATGCCCCATCGTCATTGTTTATTGATCAATCGTGGTGATGCTAAAAAAGCCGGTTTTCAAGAGCATCAACGGGTGACGGTGCGAGGTGAGGCGGGTCAATTGGAGAATATTGAGCTTATTTTCGGGGATATTCGGGAAGGGGTTGGTTTTATGTTTTATCCTGAAGCTAATGTGTTATTTAAGGCGAATGTTGATCCGCACTGTGGGACTCCGGCTTATAAACGGGTTCCGGTTTGGATTTATGGGGGTGATTTATGACAGAAGAGGTAGAGAAACAGGAAGAATCTAAGTCTGAGGAGAAAAAATCGTCAGATTTAGCCCAACTTCATGATCAAGTTAACCAGGTGGCTCCATTGGTTAAACCATTAGGGGCCAATGTTCTGGAATTAATCAAGTCCATTCCCTTTATTGGAGCATCCGCCGCAGGCGGTATCAGTTTTTGGCTGCAACAAAAGCTAGTCACCTCTTTGCTTTATTTTGGAATCGTCTTTTTTCTGGTTTATTTTCTTTTGCCTTTTTACAACAGTGCAGGCAGGCGTTTACGCCATTATAGCGATCAATGGGGTAGCTCATTTATTGATGGCCTAATTGCACGATTCAAACGGGAATTGCGAGAAATTCAGTGGCGATATGCCCGCAAAAATCAGAAATTTCTCTTAGTTCAAGCTGCAAATTGTCGATATGACATAATGGAAAGTTTTGGCCATGATCGCTTCACACCACAACTCAAAGATATTTTTGTTCCTTTACAATTAGTCTCAGTCCACCAAGAAAATTTGCACCGTAGGGGTTTGGTTCCCAAATCCACTCCTTCGATTGCCAAACTTATTATTTCGGTTGCTAAATTTATTCCGTTTCCTAAATTCATTAAACAGAGGACTTGGAGACCAAGCCCCTACAATCAACTCCAGGAGCATCAAAATTTACAAATTTGGCATTTATTAAGACTCGCTAAACGCGATCACACTTACCGACGCATTTTAATTAAAGCAAATGGTGGCAAAGGCAAAACATTTCTTTTACGTTACATCACCTATAGTTATTGCGATCAACAACTACGGCAAGGATTACCCAAACTGTTGCCTGTCTTTATTCGGTTGCGCGAATGGGATCATCGTTTAATTCCTCAAAATTTAGCTTCTGACCCTGAAAAAGCCCAAGCTCCTATTACTGATTTAGCGGAACTTTTACAAACCTATATCAAGGAAAATAGTCTGCTCGAAAAGTACAACTTTCCAGATAATTGGGCAAAAAATGCCCTAGAAAAGGGTCAATTATTAATTCTATGGGATGGCTTTGATGAGGTTGAAAAAGATTGGCAAAATGCCGTCAGTGATTGGCTAGGCCAACAAATGTACAAATACTCTGAAAGTTATTTTATTTTAACGTCTCGTCCCCATTGGTATGATCAAAGTTATACCGCGAAAGAAAAACCCAGGGCTGTTTTATACATCGAAAAATTCAATCTCGATCAAATCCACAATTTTGTGTATAAGTGGTATGCTTACCGCTTAAATAGTATCAATGAGATTAATAATTATCCCGATCCTCAAGATTTTGTGGATAGTAATATTAAAGACTATACAGATAATTTATTGAAGCAGATTGAAGAATATCCCGACCTCAAAAAATTAGCAGAGATTCCGCTCAATCTCAATATGATTGTGAATTTACACATGATTGTGAATTTACACAGTTCTAATCCAAAGGTAAAACTCCCCCAACGTCGTGCGGATTTGTATAAAGAAATTCTGGAGTTACAATTAATTCAACGTCCTAGATATCGGGAACAAAATATGGTTCTGCACGAACCAGATCGCCAAAAGGTTCTCCAAAATTTAGCTCTATTTATGGGAGAAAATCAAGACAAAACTAAGCAAATAGAAATTGACAAAAAAAGTTTGGATAATCATGTAATTGAATTCATTCAGTCCTTGGGCTATCCCGATAGTATTAATAGTGCCGCTTTTATCGAAAAAGTAGTGACAATCAGTGAAATTCTGTTTCAAAAAGACCAGTTTTATGAATTTGCCCATCTTAGTTTTCAATCCTATCTAATGGCTAAGGAAATCACTGATCAAGGTCTGGAGGATTTACTCTTTGACAAAATTACCGAAAAAACTGATTGGTGGAGAGATACAGCGAAACTTTATGCTGCTTCTCAGCGAAATCCTTCTATTTTTCGTCGTCGTTTAGTTGCTTTAAATAATGAGGATGCAACGGCTTTAGCAAAGGAGTGTTTGCTAGAAATTCCCCATGATCATCTTGAACCTGAGTTATTGGCCGAGTTAAAAGCGGTTGAAAAAACAGTTCAAAATTCTCTTTATCAACAATTGGAAACTTTTTTGAAAAATAGTCAATGGAAAGAGGCAGACAAAGAAACAGACCGCCTAATGTTGCAAATCGTGGGTAAGGAGACTGATCAATGGTTAAACGAAGAAGATATTCAAAACTTTCCCTGTGAGGATTTACGGGCGATTGACAAGCTCTGGGTAGATTACAGTAAGGGCAAATTTGGCTTTTCCGTGCAGAAAAAAGTCTGGATGGCTTGCGGTGGTGTCGCCGGGGAGTCTGATTATGAAGTCTATAAAAAATTTGCTGACCAAGTGGGTTGGCGACGGAGCGGCAACTGGTTGGGCTATGATGAGCTAACTTTTTCTTTGATGGATTGGTATGTTGTGGAAGGGTAGTAAGAAACACGCACACCTACCAGCATCCCAAAGTAAAAAATCGAGATATATTACCATGTCTCTTTTCTCGCGCAGCGACTTGTAACCTGTAGCCTATCACAGATTGAAGAATTTTAAAACCTTAATTTTGGGCTATTTTTTCACGAGATCATAGGGTTTTCCTCAATTCATTACCTGACACCAACGGTCTAAAAAATTGAATTGAGATAACAAAACAAGAACTATTGCTCTGGTCAGGTCAGTTTTGTTACCTGATCGCCCATCAAGAATCATTGAAAAAACGCATCGCAATTTTGGGATCATAGGCATTGGCCGCCACAAATTTTTCCGCCACCGCTTGAATTTCTGGATTGGTTGCCACAGTCTCGCCCCAGGGCAACGGTATTTGTCCAGGTGAATGTTTTTTGCGGTCTTTCACCTTCAGAATTTTCGGCAACAAACGACAACCCCAAGAAAATCGCCTTTCTGACTTCGGTTTCGGTTTGTATTTCTTGCAAAACTTGCGGTATTTTTTGGCACATTCATCCAAAGATTTACCTAAACTTAAAAAAGCAGGATGCCACTGAGTTAAACCATCATCCGTTAGGCGATCATGAATGCCATAATTAGAAAAATCATAAAAGAAACCCGCTTGCATTCCCGCCGCTTTAGGGTTAGCATGAATATATCGTAAAGTATTTAAAACCCGCTTGTAATCACCATTCGGAAACCCGCCACTGTAATACCGTGCCTCCCAAAAATGTCCCGTTCGATTTAACATCCGATTGAAACACATGGCGGTGTACCAGTTAATCCAGTGCATAATTTTGGATAAATCTTCAGGACTTTTCGGCTCCAACAAATAATGAACATGATTGCTCATAATGCAAAGTGCATAGAGCTTAAAACCAAATTTTTTCTTAGCTTGATTAAGAGCATATAAAAAAACTTCACGACATTCATGGCGTAATAATTTAAACTCTCGATTATTACAACGAACAGTGATATGGTAGCAGTAACCTGCTTGTAAATGCCTAGGCTGACGACTCATAAAGTTAATATCAAAGAAAAGTCAGTAGGGGCGAATTGCGTTCGCCCAAAAAGGCAATTTGATCACCATAAATATAATATTAGTTCCACTCAAGGCACGAGATTTTATTCCCATTTATAACCGCATTTTGTTGATCATTGATTACCCATTTTTTATCACATTGATAACCGCGATTGTTTATTGGGCGCACGCCATGCGCCCCTACAGTGAATATAGAAAAATGTGGCGGCGATCGCATTAAATTTTACCCATATTTTGTAGGGACTTAACACTGTTAAGTCCTCCAATCAACGTAATAGAAAACAGCGTTAAAAAAAGGACATAAGCGTTAAAAAAAGGACATAAGCGTTAAAAAAAGGACATAAGCGTTAAAAAAAGGACATAAGCGTTAAAAAAAGGACATAATGGTATTATGTCCCTACGGTTAATTTTGTTTAGTAGAAAAAGATAGCCGCGATCGCATTAAAATTACCCATTTTCCGTAGGGATTTAACACTGTTAAATCCAGATAAGTGTCATCATCAAGGACAAGGACATAATGGTATTATGTCCCTACGGTAAATTTTGTTTAATTGATTATTGCTGTAGAGAAATATGGCGGCGATCGCTAATCCAAAAATCATTAATAAATTGCATCGTAAATCGGCGATCGTTTGAGTCCATTCTGCTCGGATGGAAACCAGCTCAGACTCTACTTGTGTGTACACAGTAGGTATTACGCGAACTAAAACCTGAAACCCTTGCTACAGGGCAAATTTAGAATTACTGATTGATGACACGCCCTAAGACGGGAGCGTTTTCTTCAGATTTTTGGGATCGCGATGGACTTGAGGGAAGCCCAGGGGTTTAATTTCCTGTTCTGTACGATTCTCTTCCAATT contains:
- a CDS encoding GUN4 domain-containing protein, with the protein product MTEEVEKQEESKSEEKKSSDLAQLHDQVNQVAPLVKPLGANVLELIKSIPFIGASAAGGISFWLQQKLVTSLLYFGIVFFLVYFLLPFYNSAGRRLRHYSDQWGSSFIDGLIARFKRELREIQWRYARKNQKFLLVQAANCRYDIMESFGHDRFTPQLKDIFVPLQLVSVHQENLHRRGLVPKSTPSIAKLIISVAKFIPFPKFIKQRTWRPSPYNQLQEHQNLQIWHLLRLAKRDHTYRRILIKANGGKGKTFLLRYITYSYCDQQLRQGLPKLLPVFIRLREWDHRLIPQNLASDPEKAQAPITDLAELLQTYIKENSLLEKYNFPDNWAKNALEKGQLLILWDGFDEVEKDWQNAVSDWLGQQMYKYSESYFILTSRPHWYDQSYTAKEKPRAVLYIEKFNLDQIHNFVYKWYAYRLNSINEINNYPDPQDFVDSNIKDYTDNLLKQIEEYPDLKKLAEIPLNLNMIVNLHMIVNLHSSNPKVKLPQRRADLYKEILELQLIQRPRYREQNMVLHEPDRQKVLQNLALFMGENQDKTKQIEIDKKSLDNHVIEFIQSLGYPDSINSAAFIEKVVTISEILFQKDQFYEFAHLSFQSYLMAKEITDQGLEDLLFDKITEKTDWWRDTAKLYAASQRNPSIFRRRLVALNNEDATALAKECLLEIPHDHLEPELLAELKAVEKTVQNSLYQQLETFLKNSQWKEADKETDRLMLQIVGKETDQWLNEEDIQNFPCEDLRAIDKLWVDYSKGKFGFSVQKKVWMACGGVAGESDYEVYKKFADQVGWRRSGNWLGYDELTFSLMDWYVVEG
- a CDS encoding transposase yields the protein MSRQPRHLQAGYCYHITVRCNNREFKLLRHECREVFLYALNQAKKKFGFKLYALCIMSNHVHYLLEPKSPEDLSKIMHWINWYTAMCFNRMLNRTGHFWEARYYSGGFPNGDYKRVLNTLRYIHANPKAAGMQAGFFYDFSNYGIHDRLTDDGLTQWHPAFLSLGKSLDECAKKYRKFCKKYKPKPKSERRFSWGCRLLPKILKVKDRKKHSPGQIPLPWGETVATNPEIQAVAEKFVAANAYDPKIAMRFFNDS